The genomic region GCCCGGGACGCCACACTCGCCCCCTCCAAGGGTGTCGATGTTGCCTCCTAAGCATCGCGACGGGAGAGGGCATCTGCTACGGTGTTTAAGCGCCCCGGCCTGTACTCCATCGAGAAGTCGAAGCCGAAGAGTTTGCTGATCCACTGGTGCTGAGGTACGGTCGACAGGCGCTGATCAAGCAAAAACTTAAGGTTGTAATGGTCAGTACGAACAGCAAAgtgacccccccccacaggtaagGGCGCCAGTGACGGACGGCCTGCACGAGGCCAATGAGAATAGGAGGGTAGTTCGAACCTTTCATCcattttttcacattttttattttttaatcaCTAATTATGATTTTCACGAACAGCGCTGTGAGGGAGGGGAAAACAATAGCTTCGGTTTCAAAATAGGGGGGGTAAAATCACAATTGCATGGTCAGCGAAGGATGTATCCAGTGGTATCCTTTATATCTCTCACTTATATCTATATTTTACGCAATCCTCTAAAAGATTCCCCTCTATATCTCATTTCTCTCCAATAGCGTCCTCTATATCTCATCTTCTATACATCAAAGACCCATATTAGAGACATTTTGCTCCAAATTTTTGTATGTACATATTTTGTCATACCCTTAAATGTcttatacatattttagttttgtttAATCCATTGTCAAGGCGAGAATAGAGAGTCCCTATATATAGAGGATAGAGTGTCCTCTATATTTAGGAAGGCTTTAGAGAACACCGCTGGAAACTATAGAGGAGGAAATCTTCTCTATATTTAGAAAGAGAAGCATCTAGAGCATGGTTTAAAAGGCGGCTAGGCGGAACTAGGCGCCCAGCCACCGCCTgaccgcctaggcgacgccttagtaGCTGTTACAAACAGCTGTTACAAAATACCAAGCAACCAAACCAGGGAAAGCAGGGGAAGATGAACATCATTTTTGGGTGTTGACACCTGAGAGAAAGCAGGGGAGGAGGAAGCAGGGGAGGACCTACCAGTGAGGGGCGCCAGGGAAGGGGAGCAGCCGGCCAGCCGCGCGCCCAGCGAGCAGCAGCCGCGAGCGGCGAGCAGCTTTGGCGTGCCGCGTGCAGGGCGCGCTCAGGGAGGAGCAGCCGCGTGCAGGGCGCGCGCAGTGAGGAGCAGCCACGTGCAGGGCGCGCGCAGGGAGGAAGAGCCGCGCGCACAGGAAGAAAGGGGAGAGAATAGCCGCGCGCACAAGAAGAGCCGCGCCCACAGGAACAGCCGCTAGCCGCGCGCAAAGGAGAACGCGCGCCAATTTACAGGCGGGCGCCAAAATCCAGCGCCAAAAAAACCCTAGGTTAAGCGTCGCCCAGACGCCTACCGCGCCTAGGCGGACGCCATACTCGATCTTCCCTGGGCGGCGCGGACGCCTAGCAACAATtgacgcctggacgcctaggcgtcgcctaggcgacgccttttaAACAATGATCTAGAGTATCCCGCTAAAGCAACCTAAGATGAAAAAATACTAACAACAGCATCAGATATCTTAATATTTCTTATGCATTGAAATCTTGGCTTTCAACATAtattcatgccatgattgcttgaaGAGGCTGGTCAACAGCTAGACAATGAAAAACAGCAGCATCTTTTGTTCTTTATTATGCCAACAAATCTGAACACTTTCAGAAACAAGTGAAGAATAAGAGTAATTGAGCTTAAGTTCATGAAGCCTAACTTGCCAGCTTCAAGTTGTTACTGTTTCATAAACATGTGCTACTACACCAGTAGTCTTTGAAACCCTAAAAACTGATGCCCTCGGTTTCCCcctgtcagggcctaaggaggcccacggaggggctgcggcagcagcagccatgggccctccaagggggattagataaggatagttagagataagattagaagattaggggcctgtttgtttcagcttttttaAGCTTCTGGACACCAGAAGCTGCTACACGCTGCTAAACGGCCAGCTTTTCAGCCCGCTTCTATAAGAAATACTTTAGTCATCAAAATCGTCCAAAATCAACGTaaacatagaattggtcgagCTGTTGCGATAGTAGGAAACCGTCACTTTCTACATCCTAAACCCTATTAACTCTTTTATCTTCCTCCGCGCGTAATCTCCATAATACTTAGATTCTATCCACAGCCAGCTTctcagaaaaaagccgaaccaaacaggccctagatCTATTGCTTAGGGTCCATGTTACTTGAGTCCAATGTACCCTCTCTATATAAGGAGAGGGATTGTATAAATTGAAGGTAAACAAGAGATTAAAAGGAAATCCCTTCTCTCTTGCCGACGTGGACAAAGCCCTGCGGCTGGCCTCCCCAACGCCCTAACCCGAGTCGTTTACTTTTCAACCCATTAATGTTCATCGTGCACTGTTCatccgcgggtactgttcacgCGTGAACAGCCGCCTCCACCAGCAACACCCAACCATCGATCCCCCTCACCAATTCCCCAATCTCATATCTACCCATAACAATCTAGTATTTGGAGCCAAATTTTTTTCCCACCGTCCTTTCACCACGTTTGTTCCTGCGCTGCTCGCTCGCAACGCGCAGCCGCCACCACATCTTCGATGTGCGTCCGCCACATCTACATTGTCGCTCACCACCACACCTCAATCAGCGTGCGTAGAGCAGACCCGCCAGCGCCGACACGCGATCCCTCACACGCAGCCCGACAACCCACTCTGCACCCCCTGCCAGGCCACTTCCACGCTAGAGGCCTCGTCGATCCAGGTCCGCCACCGCCGCCTCCACACCGGCAGGTCGCGTCAGCCTCCACGCCGTCGGGACGCCGCCTCCACTTCCGCACCGGGACGCCACCTCCCACCACGTTGTGGGCGCCACTGCGGGTTGCCTAAACCCGACCAGACCCGGCGTCAGGCGGTAGTGGCTCGTCCGGGCGCGCAGCCCCGTGGTACGCGCCGGAATTTCGGTACTGCCCAGGCCGTGGCGCGGCCTCGTCGACGGCATCACCGGCTACCTCTACTATCGGAACCCCAACACCAACATCACGCAGTACGAGCGACCCACGGCCACGCCTCTGCCTCTCATGGGTCTTTGGGTTGCCGACCAGGCGTACTTCGACGATCTGTTTGCGCGGCTCAACGCCATCAGCATGGCGCTCTCCAGCAACATCGGCCTGCCCATCGTCGGCCACTCCGACACCTACATCTTCGTGGGGGGCGATGCCTACCAGTTGTTTTGCGCCCTTGGGGCCGTCTTCATCACCAGCCGCATGGCTGACGACGCCAGGAAAAACCATACCAGAACCGGTGTACCAGCCCCTGGCGCCGACCCTCGATGTTGCTACCATGTCGGCGACCGCAGCACCCCACTCCTTCCCCATCTACGACGGCAGCAGTGACCTCTAGGGTGGTTCAACGGTTGCAAGCAGTTCTTCTGGAGCCAGCGCACCCTAGAGTCTGACAAGGCCTGGCTGGCATCGTATCACCTCACGGACCATGCACATACATGGTTCTGGCGGCTGGAACGCGACGAGCGTCAGGTCACGTGGCCACAGTTCAAGATCATGTGCCACCAACGCTTTGGTTCCCTCGCAGCAGTGGCGGCTTCTATTGCCACGTTTGTCGCGTCCTCGTCGCCGACACCACCCATGTCATTAGGGGCAGCCATCACACTACCCTTGACCCCAAGAGCGACGTCCAGAAGAGGGTGGTTGCTCCATGACAGACGGCGGCGGACGTCCACCTGCAGGCTGCAACACGCGGTTTCCTTGCGCGTCGGCGGGTGAAGCAGATGTTGGGGGTGCTCCATTGCGGGGGAGCCGTAGCTGCACCAACGCGGCCGAGCAATGTGGTGGATGTTGACCTCCACGTACAAGAGGTTGCAAGACATGGCGTGTGGCACCCCTCTGCATCGCTCCTTCCGACGCTGACCCTCATCTGCGGCGACCGTGCAACTACCTCGACTACTCTCCTTCGTACAAGGGGGGTCTGCTGACCTCGCCACCATCTACTCCAGCCACACCACCCTCTGCGCACAAGTGGCCGCAGGACCATGAGGGGCTACGCTGCACGGGATCCACTTGTTGCAGGCAATACCAACATCGGCCTCCACGGGCCAGCCTCCGAAGGCTGTTGTGTCTTTACCTCCGTGGTTCCAGCTCGCGCCCTCCTATTCACTGTGCAACGTTTCCTTGGGACACAGGATGATGCTTGCAGTTGCAGTACATCTTGAATAATTAAAAGAtgagccgagatgtaaaaggttCAGTTTTCGGTGATAGGTTAGGTCGTTACAGGTTGTTTGTTGGACGCTGCAGCTCGAGGATGAGCTGCTTGTCCAGGGGGGGCGTAGTGTCAGGGCCTCAGGAGGCCCACGTAGGGGCTGCTGCGGCAGCAGCGATGGGCCCtccaagggggattagataaggatagttagagataagatgaGAAGATTAGATCTATTGCTTAGGGTCCAAGTTACTTGAGTCCAAGGTACCCTCTCTATATAAGGAGAGGGATTGTATCAATTGAAGGTAAGCAAGAGATTAGAAGGAAATCCCTTCTCTCTTGCCGGGTGTGGGCAAAGCCATGCGACCGACCTCCCCAACGCCCTAACCCTAACCGTTTACTGCTCAACCCGTACTGTTCATCGCGCACTGTTCATTCACCTCTGTTGTCCATCCGTGGGTGAACAGTACCGCACCGTCTCCACCAACAACATCCAACCATCGATCCCCCTCACCAATGCCCCAATCCCATCTCTAGCCACAACACCCCCACCATCTCTAGAAATTGTTCAGCTGAAGCAAAATACGAGATAGTCTGGTTAAGTGGGCAAGCAATGGTGACAATAGCAAAAATACTAATTAAATTAATTAGTAGCATATCCCAACATAGAATGCACATAATCAAACGAGAAAATAAAATTTATGTGCACAAATACATAAGATTCATTTTAGTTCTTCATCCAAATTAAAGCAAGGCCGAATCAGTTCTTACAACCATATAGCTATATATTTCAAATTAGCACATGTTTCCCGTGAGAAACATGAAACTGATACAGAGAGTAAGATTGATTAGTGCATCAAGAAGCGATAACCTTGCATGATACAGGTGCTTGCATCTAAGGATCTTAAGTGTATTTAAGGATGAGAAACTACTAACATCACCATTGGATACCTTCATAATGCTTATTATCAATTGAAACCATGGCTGCCAGCATATATATCCATGTAAAGGATGGCAGCAAATACTGGTGAGAGGAATGACTTTAATCCATTATCACCAATAATCTCCACAGGAGCACTTTCCATCCTTGAAATGGTGAAACCTCTTATTGTCCCTCACAATGAGCTCTCTCCCAACTATCCTTGACATGATCTTGATGGCATTGTGGCAGTCCCCACATATCCTCAGGTTCTTAATGATGCGAAGTGGAGTCCTTGCTGGGGTGCTAATCAGACCATAAGCAATTGCCAGCCTCTCACTGTGGTACAGCAATGCCTGTTCCTTGGCCTCCTGGTCAATGTCATGGAGCACATATCTTGTGTCTGGGACGTACCTCTGCTCATTGACCACCTTCTTTTCAATCTTTGGTGGAAGCCTATACTCTACTAGCTTGTTCCTCCCATCAAGCATGTTAATTCCCAGACGCCTCTTTGGAGGTGGGGTTGGGAGCTTCTTATGGTTTGACTTGGATGGATCAAGTGACACCAACAACTCCTCTGCCCGGTCCTCAAGATCAATGTCTCCATTCATCCGGGCCAGGTTTAAGAGCGACTCCCACACCATGGCATTGGGCTCAAACGGCAGCTTCTCAATGAACTCCAGGGCCTCATTGAGGTGCCCTGACTTCCCCAAAACCTCAATGATTCCAACATAGTGCTCCACACCAGGCTCAATGCCATGGTCCCTGTGCATGGCATCAAAGTAAAGGAGCGCCTCCTCAATGGCCTCGGAATTGGCACAAGCATTGAGCACAAGCAGGTAGGTATGGCTGGTGGGTGACATACACTCCTTCATCAGCTCGAACAGTCGCAGCGCCTCGTCCCCGAGCCCATTGACCGAGTAGCCATCGATCACGATGTGCCACGAGTCCATGTCGCGGTCAGGCATATTGTCGAACGTCCTGCGGGCGTGGGGCATGGCTGCACACTTGGCGTACATCTTTAGCAGCTTGTTGTTGACCCGTAGATCGCCGCGGAAGGGTGAGCGGAGGAAGAAGTCGTGCACCTTCCTGAGCTCCTCCAGCAGCTTAGGGTTGGAGCAGGCTGCCGCGAGCTCGTAGAAGGCGGCTGGGTCGGCGCACGCCCCCTTGTCCAGAAGCTCCACGGCGTCCTTCACCCGACCCTCCCGGCACAATCCCATCAGCTCCCCAGGCCCCGCTACAGGCTCAGGCGGCGGCGGTGGAGGCGGTGCCTGCTGGTGCGGGGGTGGAGGCCCGTGGTCGCGTGGCAGCGCAGACGGCACGTACTGGCCCGGTGGCGGAGGTCCGTGACCGTGCgatggcggcggcggtggcacaTGCTGGCACGATGGTGGAGGT from Zea mays cultivar B73 chromosome 6, Zm-B73-REFERENCE-NAM-5.0, whole genome shotgun sequence harbors:
- the LOC100381568 gene encoding pentatricopeptide repeat (PPR) superfamily protein; its protein translation is MAAIHLRPLRSVAVSSARYRSLLHLLARPLSSSQSSHAYHPFPTPAAAAPNHVHHHHPTHHSQQQSAPPRNPPPLGPSPQWSPQPPPPRGYGPPPPQHPHVPPPPPRGYGPLSPGQHLPPSPHGYGPPLPPPPPPHGHGPPPPGQHVVPPLPPSHGHRPPPSCQHVPPPPPSHGHGPPPPGQYVPSALPRDHGPPPPHQQAPPPPPPPEPVAGPGELMGLCREGRVKDAVELLDKGACADPAAFYELAAACSNPKLLEELRKVHDFFLRSPFRGDLRVNNKLLKMYAKCAAMPHARRTFDNMPDRDMDSWHIVIDGYSVNGLGDEALRLFELMKECMSPTSHTYLLVLNACANSEAIEEALLYFDAMHRDHGIEPGVEHYVGIIEVLGKSGHLNEALEFIEKLPFEPNAMVWESLLNLARMNGDIDLEDRAEELLVSLDPSKSNHKKLPTPPPKRRLGINMLDGRNKLVEYRLPPKIEKKVVNEQRYVPDTRYVLHDIDQEAKEQALLYHSERLAIAYGLISTPARTPLRIIKNLRICGDCHNAIKIMSRIVGRELIVRDNKRFHHFKDGKCSCGDYW